A DNA window from Fodinibius sp. Rm-B-1B1-1 contains the following coding sequences:
- a CDS encoding S8 family serine peptidase, producing MRNAFFKTTLVIALVVFGITACDQPTTNVDQVEEEKELKSETAQAIDGQYIVVFKDKDSQGKAIGSDISKVKDIRNKMFSDYSIKKESVLGEYNVALKGFAAHLSESQLADLRNDDRVDYIEKDQMFTLAPPGACSPWPGCRDDDGGGDDGSNQVTPWGIDRVGGATASNGTAWVIDTGIDLDHPDLNVDTGNSAVFVGSGPGSDTPDDGNGHGTHVAGTIAAIDNDRDVVGVAAGATVVAVKVLDDRGSGSYSGVIDGIDYVAQNASAGDVANMSLGGGTSNAVDDAVRNAADQGVLFAIAAGNDGDDANNYSPARVEYNNVWTVSATDESDVFASFSNWSGPTDPPVEYAAPGVDILSLWLDGGTDTISGTSMASPHVAGVLLATGGSPTSNGSASGDPDGDPDPIVSQ from the coding sequence ATGCGAAATGCATTTTTTAAAACAACCTTGGTTATTGCATTGGTAGTTTTTGGGATCACAGCATGTGATCAGCCTACGACCAATGTTGATCAAGTAGAAGAAGAAAAAGAACTAAAATCAGAAACAGCTCAGGCTATTGATGGGCAATACATTGTGGTTTTTAAGGACAAAGACTCACAAGGTAAAGCCATAGGTTCTGATATATCGAAGGTTAAAGATATACGGAACAAAATGTTTTCCGACTATAGTATTAAAAAAGAGTCGGTACTGGGTGAATATAATGTAGCCTTAAAAGGTTTTGCAGCCCACTTGAGCGAAAGCCAGTTAGCAGATCTGCGTAATGATGATCGAGTCGATTACATCGAGAAAGATCAGATGTTCACTTTAGCGCCTCCGGGAGCATGTTCTCCTTGGCCGGGATGTCGTGATGATGATGGCGGTGGAGATGACGGAAGTAATCAGGTTACTCCCTGGGGTATCGACCGTGTAGGTGGTGCCACAGCCAGCAATGGTACGGCTTGGGTTATTGATACCGGCATTGACTTAGATCACCCTGACTTAAATGTAGATACAGGTAATAGTGCCGTATTTGTAGGTAGTGGCCCCGGATCTGATACTCCAGATGACGGAAATGGTCACGGTACACATGTTGCTGGCACAATTGCAGCTATAGATAATGATCGTGATGTAGTTGGTGTAGCAGCTGGAGCTACAGTTGTAGCGGTTAAAGTTCTTGATGATCGTGGAAGCGGTTCCTATTCTGGGGTCATTGATGGTATTGATTATGTTGCTCAAAATGCCTCAGCTGGAGATGTGGCAAATATGAGTCTTGGCGGGGGCACTTCTAATGCTGTTGATGATGCGGTACGCAATGCTGCAGATCAAGGTGTGTTATTTGCTATTGCAGCTGGTAATGATGGTGACGATGCCAATAATTACTCTCCCGCACGTGTTGAGTACAACAACGTTTGGACAGTTTCTGCTACTGACGAAAGTGACGTGTTTGCTTCATTTTCGAACTGGTCAGGACCTACAGATCCGCCCGTAGAATATGCAGCTCCAGGTGTTGATATTTTATCTCTTTGGTTAGATGGTGGTACCGACACAATCAGTGGAACCTCAATGGCAAGTCCTCACGTAGCAGGTGTATTACTTGCAACCGGAGGTAGTCCTACAAGCAATGGGTCGGCTTCAGGTGATCCTGATGGTGATCCTGATCCTATCGTATCCCAATAA
- a CDS encoding S8 family serine peptidase: protein MSFKSLSKYTTILVVALLVVTSCDQPTEVEKSEPSLDEKAEQLKKKQGQAIEGQYIVVLDDKMQQGKARADDMKAKIANVASKYKVSNEAISSRYSNAIGGFAAKLSAKQLDDLRSDDAVKYIEQDRIVMLSPPEATDSFWCIYFGIGCDTSGGDPQVTPYGIDRVGGAVDGSGLTAWVIDSGVDLDHDDLNVDTQRSTSFVSTESSADDGNGHGTHVAGTIAALDNDIDVIGVAAGATVVGVKVLDSSGSGSYSGVIDGIDYVAANASSGDVANMSLGGSTSQAVDDAVRNAADQGINFAVAAGNDSEDANNSSPARVEYNNVYTISAIDSNDDFASFSNYANPPIEYAAPGVDVESLWKNNGVNTISGTSMASPHAAAVLLLTNGSPSSDGTANGDPDGTPDPIIHQ, encoded by the coding sequence ATGTCATTTAAAAGCTTATCGAAATATACCACAATATTAGTTGTTGCTCTTTTAGTAGTAACAAGTTGTGATCAGCCGACAGAAGTAGAAAAATCAGAACCCTCGCTTGACGAAAAAGCAGAGCAGTTAAAAAAGAAACAGGGTCAAGCTATTGAAGGACAATATATTGTTGTACTGGATGATAAAATGCAGCAAGGAAAGGCACGCGCTGATGACATGAAGGCCAAGATTGCTAATGTAGCCAGTAAGTACAAAGTGTCGAATGAGGCAATTTCAAGCCGATATTCAAATGCTATTGGTGGATTTGCTGCCAAGCTTTCGGCAAAACAGCTGGATGACCTGAGAAGCGATGATGCTGTAAAATACATTGAGCAAGATCGAATTGTAATGCTTTCTCCCCCCGAAGCTACCGACTCCTTCTGGTGCATTTATTTTGGAATCGGGTGTGATACCAGCGGTGGTGATCCACAAGTTACACCTTATGGTATTGATCGCGTTGGTGGTGCAGTAGATGGATCGGGACTTACAGCCTGGGTTATCGATAGTGGGGTAGATCTCGATCATGATGATTTAAATGTGGATACCCAACGTAGTACTTCATTCGTATCAACTGAAAGTTCTGCTGATGACGGCAATGGTCATGGTACACATGTAGCAGGAACGATTGCTGCTCTTGATAATGATATTGATGTTATAGGTGTTGCTGCCGGCGCTACGGTTGTGGGGGTTAAGGTTCTTGACAGTAGTGGCAGTGGATCGTATTCCGGAGTCATTGATGGAATTGATTATGTGGCTGCTAATGCATCGTCGGGAGATGTGGCAAATATGAGCCTTGGTGGTAGTACCTCGCAAGCAGTAGATGATGCCGTACGGAACGCCGCTGACCAAGGTATAAATTTCGCTGTTGCTGCTGGAAATGATAGCGAAGATGCTAATAACTCTTCACCAGCACGTGTTGAATATAATAACGTATATACTATTTCAGCTATAGATTCGAACGATGATTTTGCGTCATTTTCGAATTATGCGAATCCGCCGATAGAATATGCTGCTCCTGGGGTTGATGTTGAATCCTTATGGAAAAACAATGGGGTGAATACGATAAGTGGTACGTCGATGGCCAGTCCACATGCTGCTGCCGTATTGCTATTAACAAATGGAAGTCCATCAAGCGACGGTACAGCAAATGGAGATCCTGATGGCACTCCTGATCCCATTATTCATCAATAA
- a CDS encoding CoA pyrophosphatase — MAPRPVDGGNIRQMEPPDNAQKSSVLALLFPNEEQELELVLTLRSRDIDHGGQISFPGGRTEEGESLQQTALREAKEEVDISPETVTIIGKLSDLYVQHSNNLVTPFVGFTDHRPEFKLNPAEVEEVFTVELQSLVQKKNITVEDWDLHSYTYKVPYWDVHEVPLWGATAMMLNEFLDIYREFLDLQH; from the coding sequence ATGGCTCCCCGCCCGGTCGATGGTGGAAATATTCGTCAAATGGAGCCTCCTGATAACGCCCAGAAAAGTAGCGTCTTAGCATTACTGTTCCCCAATGAAGAGCAGGAATTAGAGCTGGTCTTAACACTAAGAAGCCGTGATATTGATCATGGCGGGCAGATCAGCTTTCCCGGCGGGCGAACTGAAGAAGGAGAATCTCTTCAGCAAACCGCACTGCGCGAAGCCAAGGAAGAGGTAGATATTTCTCCAGAAACTGTCACCATCATCGGAAAGCTAAGCGACCTGTATGTCCAGCACTCGAATAATTTAGTTACTCCATTTGTAGGATTTACTGATCACCGTCCCGAATTTAAACTTAATCCTGCTGAAGTAGAGGAAGTTTTTACCGTAGAGCTTCAATCACTCGTACAGAAAAAAAATATCACTGTTGAAGATTGGGACCTCCATTCCTACACCTACAAAGTTCCCTATTGGGATGTCCACGAAGTACCCCTTTGGGGAGCCACCGCTATGATGCTAAATGAGTTCCTGGATATCTACAGAGAATTTCTGGACCTACAACATTGA
- a CDS encoding cation-translocating P-type ATPase has translation MAEQKKCALCELEVPDPPIKDPNINGLFCCSGCLHVYKLLQEMDEKQAEQLRRQTIQKRHSEKEADKLPDSYEETFFKVSGMHCATCESFLETLANRQEGIHKSEASYASEMVKVYYDPDRINVDQLPHKLSKFGYRFRNVESTQKEEQLNEIARLIIGGFFGIMGLLLYVLFLYPTYLGNAGIVPLTEAEKLFFVSNIFVMTSFVLGYTGFPILRGAWVSVSVLKPNMDLLITIAAVSAYLYSVGALLTGSSEVYFDVTMAIVLVVSIGNYYEKKIRSGKQNLLEKLTEKQIQHARLIKNGKSYQTDIKDLSPGACILVKAGERIPIDGTIIDGNGVVNEALMTGESMPVSKKEGDKVLSGTILKTNALTVQIGESVTSTIDELMRMMWNIQSARPGQQRLADRIAAWFVPAVLMLGCITFGYHLFIGAGTTDAMLASLAVLIVSCPCALGLATPLAIASGIRSGLKHEIMFKTAAVFEEKSDTSTVAFDKTGTLTTGQMYLLDKGNDEQSLRYAALLEQYSSHPIAEPIAATYKNVQKKVTEFKNTSQGISGIIDEKQVFVGQPEWLQQLQFEFTDSQWKKINNSREQAGLPVAVGWAGVIHSILVVGDRLRDQAFTTVNNLQEDGKKVAVITGDSDQAGEAIQNKLNPDFLFTETLPDSKSNIIQELRRFGRIAMVGDGSNDAPALAQADLGIAFGDLTAIAAESAHVIIPSDRLELIPATFKVIKLTKHRIRQNLGWAFLYNIITIPLAIAGTINPLFAAVAMATSSLLVVSNSSRDMAITNT, from the coding sequence ATGGCTGAACAAAAAAAATGTGCACTTTGCGAACTTGAAGTTCCTGATCCGCCCATCAAAGACCCCAATATTAATGGCCTTTTCTGCTGCTCGGGTTGTCTGCATGTATATAAGCTATTGCAGGAAATGGATGAAAAACAAGCCGAACAGCTACGACGTCAAACTATACAAAAAAGGCACAGTGAGAAGGAAGCCGATAAATTGCCCGACAGCTATGAAGAAACTTTTTTCAAGGTTAGTGGAATGCACTGTGCCACCTGCGAATCATTCCTGGAAACGTTGGCTAATCGACAAGAGGGTATTCACAAAAGTGAAGCAAGCTATGCTTCCGAAATGGTTAAGGTTTACTATGATCCAGATCGTATCAACGTGGATCAGCTTCCCCACAAACTGAGTAAATTTGGATACCGCTTTCGGAATGTAGAATCTACCCAAAAAGAAGAACAACTCAACGAAATTGCCCGCCTCATTATCGGTGGTTTTTTCGGCATCATGGGGCTTCTATTATATGTTCTTTTTTTATATCCCACCTATCTTGGCAACGCGGGGATCGTTCCTCTTACTGAAGCCGAAAAACTGTTTTTTGTTTCAAATATTTTTGTGATGACCAGTTTTGTTTTGGGGTATACCGGTTTTCCTATTTTGCGCGGGGCATGGGTATCCGTGTCCGTTTTAAAACCCAATATGGATTTATTGATCACCATTGCCGCCGTCAGTGCATATCTATATAGCGTGGGTGCACTGCTTACCGGTTCCAGCGAGGTTTATTTTGATGTGACCATGGCTATTGTGTTGGTAGTTTCGATTGGCAACTACTATGAGAAAAAGATCCGCTCAGGAAAACAAAACCTACTGGAAAAACTTACTGAAAAACAGATTCAGCACGCTCGGCTCATTAAAAATGGAAAATCCTACCAAACGGATATTAAAGACCTTTCTCCCGGTGCTTGCATCTTAGTTAAAGCCGGAGAACGCATCCCCATTGACGGTACAATCATCGATGGAAATGGAGTAGTTAACGAGGCCCTCATGACGGGAGAATCTATGCCGGTATCCAAAAAAGAAGGTGATAAGGTGCTTAGCGGCACTATTTTGAAGACCAATGCACTGACAGTTCAAATCGGTGAATCCGTCACGAGTACAATCGATGAATTGATGCGCATGATGTGGAACATCCAATCAGCCCGACCGGGACAACAGCGATTGGCTGACCGTATTGCGGCTTGGTTTGTGCCAGCAGTACTTATGTTGGGATGCATTACTTTTGGCTATCACTTGTTCATCGGTGCCGGAACCACTGATGCCATGCTTGCTTCCCTTGCGGTACTTATTGTTTCGTGTCCCTGTGCATTGGGACTGGCTACCCCACTGGCTATTGCTTCGGGTATCCGAAGTGGATTAAAGCATGAAATCATGTTTAAAACAGCGGCTGTCTTTGAAGAAAAAAGCGATACCAGCACCGTAGCTTTCGACAAAACTGGAACCCTAACAACCGGCCAAATGTACCTGTTGGATAAAGGCAATGATGAGCAATCGCTCCGTTATGCTGCACTGTTGGAGCAGTATTCCTCACACCCTATTGCTGAACCGATTGCTGCCACATATAAAAATGTCCAAAAAAAGGTGACTGAATTTAAAAATACCTCCCAGGGAATTAGTGGTATAATTGATGAAAAACAGGTTTTCGTTGGACAACCCGAATGGCTGCAACAACTACAGTTTGAGTTTACTGATTCTCAATGGAAAAAAATTAATAATTCAAGAGAACAAGCAGGTCTACCTGTTGCCGTGGGCTGGGCTGGGGTAATCCATTCTATTCTTGTAGTCGGGGATCGACTTCGCGATCAAGCATTTACCACCGTAAACAACCTGCAAGAAGACGGAAAAAAAGTAGCAGTCATAACCGGTGACAGTGATCAAGCCGGAGAAGCCATACAAAACAAGTTAAATCCTGATTTCCTGTTTACTGAAACACTTCCCGATTCGAAATCAAATATTATTCAAGAACTTAGAAGATTTGGCCGCATTGCGATGGTTGGGGACGGCAGTAATGATGCCCCTGCACTGGCCCAGGCTGACCTTGGTATAGCATTTGGCGACCTTACAGCTATCGCTGCAGAATCAGCACATGTAATTATTCCAAGTGATAGGTTAGAGTTGATTCCCGCCACCTTTAAAGTAATTAAACTGACCAAACATCGGATTCGCCAAAACCTGGGATGGGCTTTTCTCTATAATATTATTACGATTCCCCTGGCTATTGCCGGCACCATCAACCCTCTTTTTGCTGCCGTTGCGATGGCCACAAGTAGCCTATTGGTTGTAAGCAACTCATCACGAGATATGGCAATCACAAATACATAA
- a CDS encoding b(o/a)3-type cytochrome-c oxidase subunit 1, whose amino-acid sequence MTFIHKYPKAAKVAKANFVVAFIALAIGGFFGFVQALHRTDVFRGFFNSGEYYTLLTGHGVLLALIFTTFFIAGLFVWGVTRSLDREPENMSYTWSWFWLMTIGTVMATVAILGGLVPDSSIRAAVLYTFYPPLQAHPLFYIGLALVLVGSWMAGADWFWSYRKWRKGSPDERVPILTFMALFTMLMWYVCTIGLALEVVGLLIPWSLGWVTEIEPLLPRTLFWFFGHAVVYFWLLPAYYVWYAILPKLSGGRLFSDSMTRIVFIIFLLLSTPVGYHHQYADAGISVGFKFYAMATTMLLLLPSLITLFTVVASMEHGARQRGGKGYLKWIGKLPWDKPAFVGCALAGIMFAAGGFSGMINAGMNINILIHNTIWVPGHFHLTVGTAVALTFMAITYWLLPQLTGRKLKFKTLALIQPYAWFLGMTLMSNAMHRAGLAGVPRRTAEPQYSGFEFEPIFGTMAEMDWQIAIGGTILTISLILFLWVVIASWMAGQKSDKPVDDHIPEPLSGVEHTPAILDNMKLWFTLALILVILAYAFPLLEMVADGIFEPGALPRPS is encoded by the coding sequence ATGACATTTATACATAAATATCCAAAAGCTGCAAAAGTTGCTAAGGCTAATTTCGTTGTCGCGTTTATAGCGCTTGCTATCGGGGGATTTTTTGGCTTTGTACAAGCGTTGCACCGGACCGATGTATTTCGAGGATTCTTTAATTCCGGCGAATATTATACGCTGTTAACAGGCCACGGTGTATTGCTGGCGCTTATATTTACCACCTTTTTTATTGCTGGGCTATTTGTATGGGGAGTGACCCGAAGTCTTGACCGCGAGCCCGAAAACATGTCCTATACATGGTCATGGTTTTGGTTAATGACAATTGGGACTGTTATGGCGACAGTGGCTATTTTGGGCGGACTTGTTCCGGATAGTTCGATACGAGCTGCGGTGCTCTATACCTTTTACCCGCCCCTGCAGGCTCATCCGCTGTTTTATATAGGGTTGGCGTTAGTATTGGTAGGATCATGGATGGCTGGAGCCGACTGGTTTTGGTCGTACCGTAAATGGCGGAAAGGTAGCCCTGATGAGAGAGTTCCCATTCTTACCTTTATGGCATTATTTACGATGCTAATGTGGTATGTTTGTACTATTGGATTAGCGTTAGAAGTGGTCGGCTTGCTGATACCTTGGTCTCTTGGTTGGGTTACTGAAATTGAGCCGTTATTACCGCGAACGCTTTTCTGGTTCTTTGGTCATGCAGTGGTATACTTTTGGTTGCTACCAGCCTACTACGTATGGTATGCAATTCTTCCCAAACTTTCCGGTGGACGACTGTTTAGCGATTCGATGACACGCATCGTCTTCATCATATTCTTGTTACTTTCAACACCTGTGGGATATCACCACCAGTATGCCGATGCAGGTATTTCCGTGGGCTTTAAATTCTATGCAATGGCAACAACTATGTTGCTGTTACTCCCCAGTTTGATAACGCTTTTTACGGTAGTAGCCAGTATGGAGCACGGCGCCCGTCAGCGTGGTGGAAAAGGATATCTCAAATGGATAGGAAAGCTTCCATGGGACAAACCTGCTTTTGTAGGATGTGCACTGGCCGGTATTATGTTTGCTGCCGGTGGTTTTAGCGGTATGATTAACGCCGGAATGAATATTAATATCCTTATTCATAATACTATTTGGGTGCCTGGTCATTTTCACTTAACTGTTGGTACGGCCGTAGCACTTACGTTTATGGCTATAACCTATTGGTTGTTACCGCAATTGACGGGCAGAAAGCTTAAATTTAAAACTCTGGCGCTGATTCAGCCCTATGCTTGGTTCCTGGGTATGACGTTGATGTCGAATGCCATGCACCGAGCTGGACTTGCCGGTGTGCCCCGTCGTACGGCCGAACCGCAATACAGTGGGTTTGAATTTGAACCTATTTTTGGAACAATGGCCGAGATGGACTGGCAGATAGCTATTGGGGGAACCATTTTAACGATTTCGCTAATCCTGTTCTTATGGGTTGTTATAGCATCATGGATGGCTGGGCAAAAATCCGATAAGCCTGTGGATGATCATATTCCCGAGCCGCTGTCTGGGGTAGAACATACGCCGGCTATTCTGGACAACATGAAGCTCTGGTTTACATTAGCGTTGATATTAGTAATTCTGGCCTACGCTTTCCCATTGTTGGAGATGGTTGCCGATGGCATCTTTGAACCTGGAGCTCTTCCTCGACCCTCATAA
- a CDS encoding sulfite exporter TauE/SafE family protein, translating into MEWIFAGLAFGFLGSFHCIGMCGPLALSLPQKSAEKLYFLGSRAAYNIGRVITYTLLGGAVGLLSTMISISGYQQGLSIGVGILLLLTLAWKNIRVILTKLESYSFSLIGKITGNMKNLFGNGNIESLFLIGILNGFLPCGFVYLALTSALTLGTVSDSMFFMAGFGFGTIPAMLAVSLAGGLISAVWRQRLKNLSPYFIALVGIILILRGLNLGIPFLSPAL; encoded by the coding sequence ATGGAATGGATTTTTGCCGGACTCGCATTTGGTTTTCTGGGTAGCTTTCACTGCATTGGCATGTGCGGCCCATTAGCACTTTCATTGCCTCAAAAATCGGCAGAAAAGCTTTATTTTTTAGGATCGCGAGCCGCCTATAATATTGGCCGTGTGATCACCTATACTCTATTAGGAGGCGCAGTAGGCTTACTCAGTACCATGATCTCAATCAGCGGTTACCAACAGGGGCTTTCGATCGGTGTAGGTATTTTACTTTTACTCACTTTAGCTTGGAAAAATATTCGAGTAATCCTTACCAAATTAGAGTCTTACTCTTTTTCATTAATTGGTAAGATCACCGGCAACATGAAAAATCTTTTCGGAAATGGAAATATCGAATCTCTTTTTTTGATTGGCATCCTCAACGGATTTCTCCCTTGCGGATTCGTTTACCTGGCCCTCACATCAGCCCTTACTTTGGGAACAGTTAGTGATAGTATGTTTTTTATGGCTGGATTTGGATTTGGAACCATACCCGCGATGTTAGCAGTAAGCTTGGCAGGTGGCCTTATTTCTGCGGTATGGCGGCAGCGACTCAAAAATCTCTCTCCTTACTTTATTGCTCTCGTAGGTATCATACTTATTCTCCGCGGATTAAACCTTGGCATCCCATTTCTTAGTCCTGCTCTATAG
- a CDS encoding N(4)-(beta-N-acetylglucosaminyl)-L-asparaginase yields the protein MSALGGFLPFNKWSQESNAQPPKGNKPVVVSTWNFGKEANKAAWNILSGNGSALDAVEAGARVPEGNPDIRTVGYGGRPDRDGFVTLDACIMDQNDQCGSVAALQHIKHPISVARKVKEESPHVMLVADGALDFAVSQGFEKEDLLTEESRKDWEAWKEDADYSPEINIENHDTIGMVAIDSKGNLSGACTTSGMAWKMHGRVGDSPLIGSGLFVDNDVGAAAATGLGEEIIRVNGSHLVVENMRRGDSPEMACKHAVERIVSKNDSVDGIQVGFIAVNKEGAYGGYSIQEGFSFAVRNSKEDKLVDAPHLN from the coding sequence ATGAGTGCCCTTGGCGGATTCTTACCTTTTAACAAATGGTCGCAAGAAAGTAATGCCCAACCACCTAAAGGCAATAAGCCCGTTGTAGTATCAACATGGAATTTTGGTAAAGAGGCTAATAAGGCGGCATGGAATATTTTATCTGGCAATGGTTCGGCGTTGGATGCCGTAGAAGCCGGAGCCCGAGTGCCGGAAGGGAATCCCGATATACGGACAGTAGGGTATGGCGGTCGGCCCGATCGTGATGGTTTTGTTACGCTCGATGCCTGTATTATGGATCAAAATGATCAGTGCGGATCGGTGGCAGCTCTGCAGCATATAAAGCATCCTATTTCGGTAGCGCGAAAAGTGAAGGAAGAATCGCCGCATGTGATGTTGGTAGCAGATGGTGCTCTTGACTTTGCTGTTTCGCAGGGATTTGAAAAGGAAGATCTGTTAACCGAAGAGTCACGAAAAGACTGGGAAGCATGGAAGGAGGATGCGGATTATAGTCCCGAAATAAATATCGAAAATCACGATACCATTGGGATGGTAGCGATTGATAGTAAGGGCAATCTTTCGGGGGCTTGTACTACCAGCGGTATGGCATGGAAAATGCATGGACGTGTGGGCGATTCGCCTCTCATTGGATCTGGATTATTTGTTGATAACGATGTTGGTGCAGCTGCCGCAACAGGATTGGGCGAAGAAATTATTCGTGTGAATGGAAGTCACCTGGTTGTCGAAAATATGCGCCGCGGCGATTCGCCCGAGATGGCTTGTAAACATGCGGTGGAGCGCATTGTTAGTAAAAATGATTCAGTGGATGGTATTCAGGTTGGATTTATTGCAGTTAATAAAGAAGGAGCCTATGGAGGTTATAGCATCCAAGAGGGATTTAGTTTTGCCGTTCGTAATTCTAAAGAGGATAAATTAGTTGATGCACCGCATTTGAATTAA
- a CDS encoding DUF4212 domain-containing protein: MEQSKRSDTNNSVNYLESKVNIFAPSTPFMREHLKVIWWLFAAWVAIVFGPVTVTFFIPEIMANITFLGFPLHYFLTAIGGPLGALILSFIYARKRDQMDERYDIQHTAGPESIATKKGTE; this comes from the coding sequence ATGGAACAGTCAAAACGATCAGATACCAATAATTCGGTTAACTACCTGGAATCTAAAGTTAATATTTTTGCTCCATCTACTCCTTTTATGCGGGAGCATCTCAAAGTAATCTGGTGGCTATTTGCAGCTTGGGTAGCTATTGTCTTTGGTCCCGTAACGGTAACTTTTTTTATCCCAGAAATCATGGCAAATATTACCTTCCTGGGATTTCCCCTCCACTATTTTCTAACGGCTATAGGTGGACCGCTGGGTGCCTTAATCCTCTCCTTTATTTATGCTCGGAAACGAGATCAGATGGATGAGAGATATGATATCCAACACACGGCCGGGCCTGAATCAATCGCAACCAAAAAGGGAACTGAATGA
- a CDS encoding sodium:solute symporter family transporter — MIFSLLQLLPEALDSSFKLVPALISIAMLVLFLVIGYLYRIADTDNLWVAGRSIGIVENGMAIGANWMSAASYLGMAALIALSGFYGLAFVIGWSTGYFILLIFLSSQMRRFGKYTAPDFVGDRFNSDTARAIAALTTMLIGFVYAVGQARGMGLVGMYIFGGDYTVMVLLLMGITVGYVALSGMLGATKNMAVQYIILIVAFLAGLYAVGYTQGYSVFLPQIEYGALFSKLGSEFSEPFVNGSYYLWIATAFSLIIGTCGLPHVLVRFYTVENERIARWSTVWGLFFICLLYLSAPAFAAFGTDLYNETVGNVYGANGMSGAEGDVIVVLAAQLANLPSWFVGFVAAGGIAAAIATTAGLFIASSSAAAHDIYTNIINPEASQRQQVFVGRAVIVILGAFVTVTALNPPALVGELVAYAFSLAGLVLFPMFFLGMWWERTNRQGALAGMITGLVIWFSAIFNEVMPSYISFLEDLTGEGGVILPVFGDIFPAIGAALAGVVIVFLVTIIVSLLTEEPSDRIKQIVRQCHSPEPMGQQQTAEDVVDAKRNQT; from the coding sequence ATGATTTTTTCACTCCTTCAACTCCTTCCCGAAGCACTCGACTCTTCCTTTAAGCTGGTACCGGCATTGATTAGTATTGCCATGCTGGTGTTGTTTTTGGTGATCGGGTATTTGTACCGCATTGCTGATACGGATAACCTCTGGGTGGCCGGACGTTCTATTGGAATCGTCGAAAACGGTATGGCTATTGGCGCTAACTGGATGTCGGCCGCCTCGTATCTGGGCATGGCCGCTCTTATTGCACTTTCGGGTTTTTATGGATTGGCCTTCGTTATCGGTTGGTCAACCGGCTATTTTATTCTGCTTATTTTTCTCTCGTCCCAAATGCGTCGCTTTGGCAAGTATACTGCCCCCGATTTTGTCGGCGATCGCTTTAATTCCGATACTGCCCGTGCCATTGCTGCCCTGACGACCATGCTCATCGGATTTGTTTACGCAGTAGGGCAGGCTCGCGGCATGGGGTTAGTTGGAATGTATATTTTTGGAGGAGACTATACGGTGATGGTTCTTCTTTTAATGGGGATCACCGTCGGGTATGTAGCTTTATCAGGTATGCTTGGTGCCACCAAAAATATGGCTGTCCAGTATATCATCCTCATTGTTGCATTTTTGGCTGGCCTTTACGCCGTTGGATATACGCAAGGCTATTCCGTTTTTCTTCCGCAAATTGAATACGGCGCGCTTTTCAGCAAACTCGGCTCAGAATTTTCTGAACCTTTCGTCAACGGCAGTTACTACTTGTGGATTGCAACTGCTTTCTCACTTATCATAGGTACCTGTGGACTTCCCCACGTGTTAGTACGATTTTATACCGTAGAAAATGAACGGATTGCTCGTTGGTCAACAGTCTGGGGATTATTTTTCATTTGTCTGCTCTATTTAAGCGCACCCGCTTTTGCAGCTTTTGGAACCGACCTATACAATGAAACAGTTGGTAACGTCTATGGCGCTAATGGCATGAGTGGTGCCGAAGGGGACGTCATTGTCGTCCTTGCAGCCCAGCTCGCAAATCTCCCGTCGTGGTTTGTTGGCTTTGTAGCAGCAGGAGGAATTGCCGCTGCCATCGCAACCACGGCCGGATTATTTATTGCCTCGTCATCGGCCGCCGCCCACGATATTTATACCAACATCATCAACCCCGAAGCAAGTCAGCGCCAGCAAGTATTTGTAGGACGCGCTGTTATTGTAATTCTCGGAGCTTTTGTCACGGTTACGGCCCTCAACCCACCAGCTCTTGTCGGCGAACTTGTTGCCTATGCTTTCTCACTGGCCGGGCTTGTTTTATTCCCGATGTTCTTTTTGGGGATGTGGTGGGAGCGCACGAATCGTCAGGGAGCACTTGCCGGTATGATTACCGGACTTGTAATTTGGTTTAGTGCCATCTTCAACGAAGTGATGCCCAGCTACATCAGTTTCTTAGAAGACCTTACCGGTGAAGGCGGAGTGATACTCCCTGTTTTCGGGGATATATTTCCCGCCATTGGAGCAGCATTAGCAGGTGTTGTCATTGTATTTTTGGTTACCATTATCGTTTCACTACTCACCGAAGAACCATCGGATCGTATTAAACAAATTGTTCGGCAGTGCCACAGTCCAGAACCTATGGGACAACAACAAACAGCCGAAGATGTGGTTGATGCCAAAAGAAATCAGACCTAA